A window of the Cystobacter fuscus genome harbors these coding sequences:
- a CDS encoding iron-containing redox enzyme family protein — translation MMSEHRVDTGSEPSRTPGAREFIQQLEREVGGHRAIHHPYLRALASGELPDPVGALRDYAHQYYAYSINFQRYLTATISQLDSSEHRRALLANLLEEAHGVSPDEAELMRRHGIELEWVENVPHPVLYRRYLEALRMDEAWLRAHPFCDEAVQWSQLFLQCCSSLGAPVAVGAMGLGTELVVRRVYTPILEAIKTYMDVSPRDRVFFDLHQKIDDEHGEVLLRIAEELAEDPTKRALLRTGALMALNLRAGFYDSLLCRAREMPCVTRSGSSGFVDTTRNRDSLEPRPVEHALETLIHRQVGREGVAEEFSRSRGHPVYEVSLPSRAVSFSVGELAPGHATSNHRHAYESLIYVLEGSGWSIIEGQRVEWRAGDALYVPPWNWHQHVAGGEKALYLTGTNLPLLHQLGQTVLRQEQGPANH, via the coding sequence ATGATGAGCGAACACCGAGTGGACACCGGGTCCGAACCCTCTCGCACTCCCGGAGCGCGGGAATTCATCCAGCAGCTCGAGCGGGAGGTGGGCGGGCACAGGGCAATCCATCATCCCTATCTGCGGGCGCTCGCGAGTGGCGAGTTGCCGGATCCGGTGGGCGCGCTACGGGATTACGCGCACCAGTACTACGCCTACAGCATCAACTTCCAAAGGTATCTGACGGCCACCATCTCGCAGCTCGACAGCTCGGAGCACCGGCGCGCATTGCTGGCCAACCTGCTGGAGGAGGCGCACGGGGTGAGCCCGGACGAGGCGGAGTTGATGCGCCGCCACGGCATCGAGCTGGAGTGGGTGGAGAACGTGCCCCATCCGGTGCTCTACCGGCGCTACCTCGAGGCGCTGCGCATGGACGAGGCCTGGCTGCGGGCGCACCCCTTCTGCGACGAGGCCGTGCAATGGAGCCAGCTCTTCCTCCAGTGTTGCAGCTCGTTGGGGGCGCCCGTCGCGGTGGGGGCGATGGGCCTTGGCACGGAGCTGGTTGTCCGCCGCGTGTACACGCCCATCCTGGAGGCCATCAAGACATACATGGATGTGTCACCCAGGGACAGGGTGTTCTTCGATCTGCACCAGAAGATCGACGATGAGCACGGAGAGGTGTTGCTGCGCATCGCGGAGGAGCTGGCGGAAGACCCCACGAAGCGCGCGCTGCTGCGCACGGGCGCGTTGATGGCGCTCAACCTGCGGGCGGGCTTCTACGACAGCCTGCTGTGCCGCGCCCGGGAGATGCCGTGCGTCACCCGGAGCGGCTCGTCGGGTTTCGTGGACACCACGCGCAACCGGGACTCGCTGGAGCCGCGGCCGGTGGAGCACGCGCTGGAGACGCTCATCCACCGGCAGGTGGGACGCGAGGGTGTAGCGGAGGAGTTCAGTCGCTCGCGGGGGCACCCGGTGTACGAGGTGTCGCTGCCCTCACGCGCGGTGAGCTTCAGCGTCGGAGAGCTGGCGCCCGGCCATGCGACGTCCAACCACCGCCACGCCTACGAGTCTCTCATCTACGTGCTGGAGGGCTCGGGCTGGTCCATCATCGAGGGCCAGCGCGTGGAGTGGCGCGCGGGCGATGCGCTCTATGTCCCGCCCTGGAACTGGCACCAGCACGTCGCCGGCGGGGAGAAGGCGCTCTACCTCACGGGGACGAACCTGCCCCTGCTGCACCAGCTCGGCCAGACGGTGCTTCGTCAGGAGCAGGGGCCGGCCAATCACTGA
- a CDS encoding kelch repeat-containing protein: MYRITLLSLAVFVTACEGEPREHPPASLAVHTSSKHAPMRASALVADDQWISTRKNTPASVTLSASGTEEGPLSYTIVTGPASGRVEQNGASVTYIPNPGFAGSDSFTYRASAQGAVATVHLQVINVPPVAHYQLTWAQKNGSKSITLSATDADGEELTYALVKSPGHGTLRQTGARVLYTPETGFTGADSFTFRALDSTTHGNTATVSIVVVNDGACMEFAGRWVSTGSLGGPRIGHAATLLEDGQVLVSGGFNKSTELYDPLLGTWSPGANARADQRHHTTTRLPDGQVLMAGGDGSQPGSFTQLYDPTTRLWMPGTPMNSARQDHSATLLPDGRVLVTGGGDTDSGAVRDSAELYEPTTHQWSPTHPMTTARQTHTSTLLHDGRVLVTGGREVSGKRLASAEVYDPTLGTWTRTGDMAVARGDHTATLLPDGRVLIAGGAESHEKSQTSELYDPAHGTWTATGDMLRARRHHTALLLPDGQVFVVGGYNDREGILSLAELFDARSGVWKSAGCSSVSRWGTTATLLSGPERVLIAGGVSNEDQASVDLYFPASR; the protein is encoded by the coding sequence GCATCCCTGGCGGTCCACACCTCCTCGAAGCATGCGCCCATGCGAGCCTCCGCGCTCGTCGCCGACGATCAGTGGATTTCCACCCGGAAGAACACTCCGGCGTCGGTCACCCTCTCGGCGAGTGGTACGGAGGAAGGCCCCCTCAGCTACACCATCGTCACGGGGCCAGCCTCCGGCAGAGTGGAGCAGAACGGCGCATCGGTGACCTACATCCCCAACCCCGGTTTCGCGGGCAGCGACTCCTTTACCTACCGGGCGAGTGCCCAGGGTGCTGTCGCGACGGTTCACCTCCAGGTCATCAACGTCCCCCCCGTGGCCCACTATCAACTGACCTGGGCTCAGAAGAACGGGTCCAAATCCATCACGCTGTCGGCCACGGATGCGGATGGAGAGGAGCTGACCTACGCGCTCGTCAAGAGCCCTGGCCATGGGACCCTGCGACAGACCGGAGCCAGGGTGCTCTACACTCCCGAGACCGGCTTCACGGGAGCGGACTCGTTCACGTTCCGGGCCCTCGACTCCACGACCCATGGGAACACCGCGACGGTCTCCATCGTGGTCGTCAACGACGGAGCGTGTATGGAGTTCGCGGGCCGATGGGTCTCCACGGGAAGCCTGGGTGGGCCTCGAATCGGGCATGCCGCCACCCTCCTCGAGGACGGCCAGGTGCTCGTGTCCGGGGGATTCAACAAATCCACTGAATTGTATGATCCGCTCCTGGGGACCTGGTCTCCTGGAGCGAATGCCCGGGCCGACCAACGCCACCACACCACCACGCGGCTTCCCGACGGACAGGTGCTCATGGCTGGCGGCGATGGAAGCCAACCGGGAAGCTTCACACAGTTGTACGACCCCACCACCCGGCTGTGGATGCCTGGCACGCCCATGAATTCAGCGCGGCAGGATCACTCCGCCACGCTGCTTCCCGATGGCCGGGTGCTCGTCACGGGCGGCGGTGACACCGACTCTGGCGCCGTTCGCGACTCGGCCGAGCTGTATGAACCCACCACCCATCAGTGGTCACCCACCCACCCCATGACCACGGCGCGTCAGACCCATACGTCCACCTTGCTGCACGACGGCCGGGTGCTCGTCACGGGTGGCCGCGAGGTCAGCGGCAAGCGGCTCGCGTCCGCCGAGGTGTATGATCCCACGCTTGGAACCTGGACGAGGACCGGGGACATGGCGGTCGCGCGCGGCGACCACACCGCGACGTTGCTGCCGGACGGCCGGGTGCTCATCGCGGGTGGGGCCGAGTCCCATGAAAAAAGCCAGACGTCCGAGTTGTATGACCCCGCGCACGGAACCTGGACGGCCACGGGGGACATGTTGAGGGCACGTCGCCATCACACCGCGCTGTTGCTGCCTGACGGTCAGGTGTTCGTCGTGGGTGGGTACAACGACAGGGAGGGGATCCTGTCCCTCGCGGAGCTGTTCGATGCCCGCTCGGGAGTCTGGAAGTCCGCCGGCTGCTCGAGCGTGAGCCGGTGGGGGACCACCGCCACGCTGCTGTCTGGACCCGAGCGGGTGCTGATCGCCGGCGGAGTCAGCAACGAGGACCAGGCCTCGGTCGACCTGTACTTTCCGGCCAGTCGCTGA
- a CDS encoding response regulator transcription factor, which yields MHERFGQDAWRMQVEALPAVGRTGVLRPVPACWYDLGLFRLLLRALCEYTGCGSGFVMGELGRFTVERELLGEQRWGLHLARPSFAVRNLDLCWRRMFDVGRWDSQHEDGALELRLTEWEGAPALCDWIGGYVRRTLELFGWQVEGLEHSDGLSHDAATCAFRAEGHQRPEVARVHKLASRAEVLQAARVLAHCSRAEVLARFVVELSRVQLGCSGAQLWVTGDEGEGMRLLYSAGEWGRDGQRSCFLLETSGRKVGRIEVWHVQKQLEESSATLLDELMPFIAERLVGLLESRHSQLAVLRNEDDAFRQRLQAARHLWGLTARQADVVALAVQGQTNKEIAGALGCQKSTVELHMSHILKKCGADNRSMLAASFWTLC from the coding sequence GTGCATGAGCGGTTCGGTCAAGACGCCTGGAGGATGCAGGTGGAGGCGTTGCCGGCGGTGGGCCGTACCGGCGTGCTGCGGCCGGTGCCCGCGTGCTGGTACGATCTGGGCCTCTTCCGGTTGCTGCTCCGAGCGCTGTGCGAATACACCGGCTGCGGGAGTGGCTTCGTCATGGGAGAGCTGGGCCGCTTCACGGTGGAGCGGGAGCTGTTGGGAGAGCAGCGGTGGGGGCTCCACCTGGCGAGGCCGTCCTTCGCGGTGCGCAACCTGGACCTGTGCTGGCGGCGCATGTTCGACGTGGGCCGGTGGGACTCGCAGCACGAGGATGGAGCGCTCGAGTTGCGGCTGACGGAGTGGGAGGGGGCGCCAGCGCTATGTGATTGGATTGGCGGCTATGTCCGCCGGACGCTCGAGCTGTTCGGTTGGCAGGTGGAGGGGTTGGAGCACTCGGACGGGCTCTCGCACGACGCCGCCACCTGTGCCTTCCGGGCCGAGGGGCACCAGCGTCCCGAGGTCGCCCGGGTGCACAAACTCGCCTCCCGGGCCGAGGTGCTCCAGGCGGCGCGCGTGCTCGCGCACTGCTCGCGCGCGGAGGTGCTGGCGCGCTTCGTGGTGGAGCTGAGCCGGGTGCAGCTCGGTTGTAGTGGCGCGCAGCTCTGGGTGACGGGGGATGAGGGGGAGGGAATGCGGCTGCTGTACTCGGCCGGGGAGTGGGGACGGGACGGCCAGCGCAGCTGCTTCCTGCTGGAGACGAGCGGGCGCAAGGTGGGGCGCATCGAGGTGTGGCATGTGCAGAAGCAGCTCGAGGAGTCCTCGGCCACCCTGCTGGACGAGCTGATGCCGTTCATTGCCGAGAGACTGGTGGGCCTGCTGGAGTCACGCCATTCGCAGTTGGCCGTGCTGCGCAACGAGGACGATGCCTTCCGCCAGCGGTTGCAGGCGGCCCGGCACCTGTGGGGGCTCACCGCGCGTCAGGCGGATGTCGTCGCGCTGGCGGTGCAGGGACAGACGAACAAGGAGATCGCCGGGGCGCTCGGCTGCCAGAAGAGCACCGTGGAATTGCACATGTCTCACATCCTCAAGAAGTGTGGGGCGGACAATCGGAGCATGCTCGCGGCCAGCTTCTGGACGTTGTGCTGA